TAAACTAACCCACTTATCAAACATACAGAAACCATCTATCCTAAACTAACCCACTTATCAAACATACAGAAACCATCTATCCTAAACTAACCCACTTATCAAACATACAGAAACCATCTATCCTAAACTAACCCACTTATCAAACATACAGAAACCATCTATCCTAAACTAACCCACTTATCAAACATACAGAAACCATCTATCCTAAACTAACCCACTTATCAAACATACAGAAACCATCTATCCTAAACTAACCCACCTATCAAACATACAGAAACCATCTATCCTAAACTAACCCACTTATCAAACATACAGAAACCATCTATCCTAAACTACAGAAACCATCTATCCTAAACTATCAAACATACAGAAACCATCTATCCTAAACTAACCCACTTATCAAACATACAGAAACCATCTATCCTAAACTAACCCACTTATCAAACATACAGAAACCATCTATCCTAAACTAACCCACTTATCAAACATACAGAAACCATCTATCCTAAACTAAACTTATCAAACATACAGAAACCATCTATCAAACTTATCAAACAGAAACCATCTATCCTAAACTAACCCACTTATCAAACATACAGAAACCATCTATCCTAAACTAACCCACTTATCAAACATATAGAAACCATCTATCCTAAACTAACCCACTTATCATCAGTTTGTACTGATGATAAACCAATGAACTGATAACTGTCTGAACATCTCTTTCCTCCTGCAGACCGTAGACACTTTCTTCATCAGCCGATACGTCCTGCTGTCGGTGGCCAGCGTAGGCTTCTTGGTTGCTCTGTTCGGCCTGCTGCCCCTCCATTTCCTGGAAGCTGTCTATGCCAAGCCCTTGAACAAACTAGAGCTGAGTGGCCAGGCCAAGTTGGCATGCTAGACTGGTGGCCAGGGCCCAATGTGCAGCGCTGGAGATGAGAAGAGGCCAACTAAGAGGTGCCCTAGTGAAATCGAGCGCAGGACAGGTTGGCAACCGAGCCCAAAAACAGACAGGGCCAATGTG
The Oncorhynchus keta strain PuntledgeMale-10-30-2019 chromosome 11, Oket_V2, whole genome shotgun sequence genome window above contains:
- the LOC118389963 gene encoding transmembrane protein 218-like isoform X2 → MVVFVLGMILLRATGPTNSETLSPFKDFETVDTFFISRYVLLSVASVGFLVALFGLLPLHFLEAVYAKPLNKLELSGQAKLAC
- the LOC118389963 gene encoding transmembrane protein 218-like isoform X1 — its product is MVVFVLGMILLRATGPTNLGVIPVFLLVLISTLILVFFPCSSETLSPFKDFETVDTFFISRYVLLSVASVGFLVALFGLLPLHFLEAVYAKPLNKLELSGQAKLAC